Proteins co-encoded in one Chthoniobacterales bacterium genomic window:
- a CDS encoding YbaY family lipoprotein, producing the protein MKRLLPLVALLLAGCAWLPEEGPPMKTLSGTLTFRDTTALPPSAIAHVTVVPTSATTVADSVVQGDFPAKTGTEVSFSLKFPAEKVAGAGDYLVLAQIIDHGKVWYSNLSSPMRVSFIADPGNLVIPLRRESLRIGQ; encoded by the coding sequence ATGAAACGCCTTCTGCCTCTCGTTGCCCTCCTGCTCGCCGGCTGCGCCTGGCTGCCCGAGGAAGGCCCGCCGATGAAGACTCTCAGCGGCACGCTCACCTTTCGGGATACGACCGCCCTGCCACCTTCGGCGATCGCGCACGTGACGGTGGTTCCCACATCCGCGACGACGGTGGCGGATTCGGTCGTGCAGGGTGATTTCCCGGCGAAGACCGGAACGGAGGTTTCCTTCTCGCTGAAATTTCCCGCCGAAAAGGTCGCCGGCGCGGGTGATTACCTCGTGCTGGCGCAGATCATCGACCACGGCAAGGTCTGGTATTCCAACCTCAGCTCGCCGATGCGCGTGAGCTTCATTGCCGATCCCGGGAATCTGGTGATTCCGCTGCGTCGCGAGTCTCTGCGGATCGGGCAGTAG
- the ahcY gene encoding adenosylhomocysteinase — protein sequence MSTILEANKTNDYAVRDISLAEFGRKEIQIAEHEMPGLMATRRKYAAEKPLAGVRIMGSLHMTIQTAVLIETLVDLGANVRWCSCNIFSTQDHAAAAIAAAGIPVFACKGETLEEYWDCTLKALTWPDGKGPQLIVDDGGDATLLIHKGAELEEGDTSWVNGAAGSHEEGVIKALLKKVNAEDPLKWTGYLKDWKGVSEETTTGVHRLYEMHQAGKLRVPAINVNDSVTKSKFDNLYGCRESLVDGIKRATDVMISGKVGVVCGYGDVGKGCAQALRAQGAQVVVTEIDPICALQAAMEGFRVLPIEDTLGWGDIYVTTTGNKDIIRLEHLTKMKDQAIVCNIGHFDNEIQVDALNNLAGVKKIEIKPQVDQYTFEDGHQLYMLAEGRLVNLGCATGHPSFVMSNSFTNQTLAQLDLWKNRETNKAGVKVLSKQLDEEVARLHLEKIGAKLTKLTPEQAAYIGVKVEGPYKPDHYRY from the coding sequence ATGAGCACGATCCTCGAAGCCAACAAAACAAACGACTACGCCGTCCGCGACATCAGCCTCGCTGAGTTCGGACGCAAGGAAATCCAGATCGCCGAGCACGAAATGCCCGGCCTCATGGCGACCCGCCGCAAATACGCCGCGGAGAAGCCGCTCGCCGGCGTCCGCATCATGGGCAGCCTGCACATGACCATCCAGACCGCCGTGCTCATCGAGACGCTCGTCGACCTCGGCGCGAACGTCCGCTGGTGCTCGTGCAACATCTTCTCCACGCAGGACCACGCCGCCGCCGCGATCGCCGCCGCCGGCATCCCTGTCTTTGCCTGTAAGGGCGAGACCCTCGAGGAATACTGGGACTGCACCCTCAAGGCGCTCACCTGGCCGGACGGCAAGGGCCCGCAGCTCATCGTCGATGACGGTGGCGACGCGACGCTCCTCATCCACAAGGGCGCCGAGCTCGAGGAAGGCGACACCTCCTGGGTGAACGGCGCGGCCGGCTCCCACGAAGAAGGCGTCATCAAGGCCCTCCTCAAGAAAGTCAACGCCGAGGATCCCCTCAAATGGACCGGCTACCTCAAGGACTGGAAGGGCGTCTCCGAAGAGACCACGACCGGCGTCCATCGCCTTTACGAAATGCACCAGGCCGGCAAGCTCCGCGTCCCGGCGATCAACGTGAATGACTCCGTCACGAAGTCGAAATTCGACAACCTCTACGGCTGCCGCGAGTCGCTCGTCGATGGCATCAAGCGCGCCACCGACGTGATGATCTCCGGCAAGGTCGGCGTGGTCTGCGGCTACGGCGACGTCGGCAAGGGTTGCGCCCAGGCCCTTCGCGCCCAGGGCGCCCAGGTCGTCGTCACCGAGATCGATCCCATCTGCGCGCTGCAGGCCGCGATGGAAGGCTTCCGCGTCCTCCCCATCGAGGACACCCTCGGCTGGGGCGACATCTACGTCACCACGACCGGCAACAAGGACATCATCCGCCTCGAGCACCTCACGAAGATGAAGGACCAGGCGATCGTTTGTAACATCGGCCACTTCGACAACGAGATCCAGGTCGACGCGCTCAACAACCTCGCCGGCGTGAAGAAAATCGAGATCAAGCCACAGGTCGACCAATACACGTTCGAAGACGGCCATCAGCTCTACATGCTGGCGGAAGGCCGCCTCGTGAACCTCGGCTGCGCCACCGGCCACCCGAGCTTCGTCATGTCGAACAGCTTCACGAACCAGACGCTCGCCCAGCTCGACCTCTGGAAGAACCGCGAGACGAACAAGGCCGGCGTGAAGGTCCTCAGCAAGCAGCTCGACGAGGAAGTCGCCCGCCTGCACCTCGAGAAGATCGGCGCGAAGCTCACCAAGCTCACGCCCGAGCAGGCCGCCTACATCGGCGTGAAGGTCGAAGGCCCCTACAAGCCCGACCACTACCGCTACTAA